Proteins encoded in a region of the Bicyclus anynana chromosome 27, ilBicAnyn1.1, whole genome shotgun sequence genome:
- the LOC128199696 gene encoding uncharacterized protein LOC128199696 isoform X2: MNLSSPAASDPHGSQQVLPTASCHTTSQGSPGFELHIFPTLFGHIIGGGLPVDLSKPSCHKVALKCELDIQKTISQFWSYEKVPELFHEKTSEQELCEQIFQSSVKLENNHFQVALPLKLPLEDINGILGESFHLALKRFLNLEKKLHSNPNLFMQYQRFIHEYLSLNHGHYMDIELYDINKQATYYLPHHAVINENSSTTRLRCVFDASMKTDKKVSLNSLQLNGPVVQKDLFDILMLFRFGKYTFTTDIKHMFRNIKIDPKFTSLQNILWRDNPSESIKCIRLDTVTYGLKSSSYLATRCLKELAIRYENLYPLASNIINNHTYVDDILYTDHDFNSVITARNQLREILSLGGFHTHKWASNNKSILSDIPQTEQQHFCSLDLQKENFDMKALGLRINVIDDNFIISSPEPFNPKEITKRRILSYIGRFYDPMGFASPIIVTAKVIMQKLWLQNIDWNSTPPLNIQEEWLQFTADLLAMEPIKLSRNIDISENYTAELVGFADASSSTAYGCCVYLRVNKLGNSNAYLLCSKSRINPIQKKGMTVPRLELNAALLLSKLMAKTYDSLKLKVKIKDVYLFSDSKIVLAWIDTELMQLQAYIANRVSVIRQATGAWSWLYVNTKENPADLISRGLKPGELNRCQLWWNGPQFLRNSEYNFDCCKPELPSTLPEVRPCLVLSDDQSSNSIEYIFKQLYNYSNITKIIRLMAYMLRFLNNVNKHKNKINSKYLTSSELENALMVIVKHEQGVHFKSEINALCKGNNLKGTLVNLHPFIDNLGLLRVGGRLHHAAIPLSQKHPVILPKDSLITSLIIKSEHERLLHAGPKLLLSSLNQKFWIVNGLLHIKKITHKCIICFRNKATAAQQLMGSLPASRVTATSRPFQVIGLDFAGPVDVKLSRIRRSVVGKGYICVFVCFTTKAVHLELASDLTTETFLGCLKRQISRRGKPSQVHCDNFSSFKSASNQLNELYKLHASQYHQANVQKFAAEQGINFHFIPCYSPTFGGLWEAAVKSTKYHLRRVVQNSLLTYEQLNTVLCEIEAVLNSRPLLSLSSDPDDFYYLTPGHFIIGSALTMYPENNLINVPKNKLKFWQLCTNLKQQFWKVWHKYYLNILQNRPKWRQDQNNVKVGSLVILKDDNLYPMYWPMARIVRLCPGHDGKVRAVEVMTPNKKTHIRAINKICVLPIDSN, from the coding sequence ATGAACCTCAGCTCACCAGCTGCAAGTGATCCTCACGGGTCACAACAGGTTCTCCCTACTGCTTCGTGTCACACTACATCACAAGGGTCTCCAGGGTTTGAATTACACATATTTCCAACACTATTTGGTCACATAATAGGAGGAGGTTTGCCAGTCGATTTATCCAAACCATCTTGTCACAAAGTAGCATTAAAATGTGAGCTAGatatacaaaaaacaatttctcAGTTTTGGTCTTATGAAAAGGTCCCAGAATTATTCCATGAAAAAACTTCTGAACAGGAGCTGTGTGAACAAATATTTCAAAGCTCTgtcaaattagaaaataatcaCTTTCAAGTTGCCTTACCATTGAAATTACCTTTAGAAGATATTAATGGCATATTAGGCGAATCCTTTCACCTTGCtttaaagagatttttaaatttagaaaagaaATTGCATTCAAATCCAAATCTATTCATGCAATATCAAAGATTTATCCATGAATACTTATCACTTAACCATGGTCATTATATGGACATTGAACTGTATGACATAAACAAACAAGCAACTTACTATTTACCCCATCATGcagtaataaatgaaaattcaagtaCAACCCGACTTCGGTGTGTATTTGATGCTTCAATGAAAACTGACAAGAAGGTCAGCTTAAACAGTTTACAACTCAATGGACCGGTAGTGCAAAAAGATCTTTTTGATATACTCATGCTATTCAGATTTGGCAAATATACATTCACAACGGACATCAAACATATGTTCcgcaatataaaaattgatcccAAATTCACTTCTCTACAAAACATTCTTTGGAGAGACAATCCAAGTGAATCAATTAAATGTATTAGATTAGACACAGTAACATACGGGTTAAAAAGCTCTAGTTACTTGGCAACACGTTGTTTAAAGGAGCTAGCAATTAGGTACGAAAATTTGTATCCTCTAGCTtccaacataattaataatcatacaTATGTTGACGATATTCTTTACACAGATCATGATTTCAACTCAGTTATAACTGCAAGGAATCAACTACGCGAAATACTCAGTCTAGGTGGATTTCATACACACAAGTGGGCCTCAAATAATAAAAGCATACTGTCAGATATACCACAGACCGAGCAACAACATTTTTGTAGTTTAGATttgcaaaaagaaaattttgacaTGAAAGCTTTAGGGCTGCGCATTAATGTTATAGatgataactttataatatcatcCCCTGAACCGTTTAACCctaaagaaataacaaaaagaagAATATTAAGTTACATAGGTAGGTTCTACGACCCTATGGGGTTTGCAAGTCCTATTATAGTAACAGCAAAGGTCATCATGCAAAAATTATGGCTACAAAATATTGATTGGAATTCCACTCCCCCTCTTAACATTCAAGAAGAGTGGCTACAGTTTACAGCTGATCTATTAGCAATGGAGCCAATTAAACTAAGTAGAAATATAGATATTTCAGAAAATTACACTGCAGAGCTGGTGGGATTTGCTGATGCTTCGAGTTCCACGGCCTACGGTTGCTGTGTATACCTGCGAGTCAACAAATTAGGTAACTCAAATGCTTACTTGCTCTGTTCGAAATCTAGAATAAATCCTATTCAAAAGAAGGGCATGACAGTGCCAAGGCTTGAATTGAATGCTGCACTCTTGTTATCTAAGTTAATGGCAAAAACATATGATTCACTTAagcttaaagttaaaataaaggaTGTATATCTATTCAGTGATTCAAAGATTGTTCTTGCATGGATTGACACTGAATTGATGCAGCTTCAAGCTTATATAGCGAACAGAGTGAGTGTCATTCGTCAGGCTACAGGTGCATGGTCATGGCTTTATGTCAACACCAAAGAAAATCCTGCCGACCTCATCAGCAGAGGGCTAAAGCCAGGCGAGCTGAACCGGTGCCAGTTATGGTGGAACGGGCCACAATTTCTACGTAACAGTGAGTACAATTTTGATTGTTGTAAACCAGAGCTCCCCAGCACTCTACCCGAGGTGAGGCCTTGCTTAGTGCTTTCTGATGACCAATCATCAAAttctattgaatatattttcaaacaattatataattattctaatattacaaaaatcatTAGGCTCATGGCTTATATGTTAAGATTtttgaataatgtaaataaacataaaaataaaataaatagtaaatatttaacaagctCAGAGCTTGAAAATGCCTTAATGGTTATAGTTAAACATGAACAAGGTGTCCATTTCAAATCTGAAATTAATGCACTTTGCAAAGGCAATAATTTAAAAGGAACTCTTGTGAACCTACATCCTTTCATTGATAACCTAGGTCTTTTACGTGTAGGTGGGAGGCTCCACCATGCTGCCATACCACTGTCACAAAAACATCCTGTTATCCTACCAAAGGACTCTTTAATTACTAGCTTGATTATTAAAAGCGAACATGAAAGATTACTGCATGCAGGACCTAAGCTTCTGCTTTCAAGTTTAAACCAAAAATTTTGGATTGTAAATGGCTTATtacatattaagaaaataacCCACAAATGTATTATATGTTTTAGAAATAAGGCGACAGCTGCTCAACAGCTAATGGGCTCACTGCCAGCCAGCCGTGTCACAGCCACGAGCCGACCGTTCCAGGTTATCGGCTTGGACTTTGCTGGGCCTGTAGACGTCAAGCTATCGCGAATTAGACGCTCTGTAGTCGGAAAAGGTTATATATGCGTTTTTGTATGCTTTACCACGAAGGCAGTTCACTTAGAACTGGCTTCGGACTTAACCACAGAAACATTTCTAGGCTGTCTCAAAAGGCAAATAAGCAGACGTGGAAAGCCCAGCCAGGTCCACTGTGACAATTTTAGCTCATTCAAATCGGCTAGCAACCAATTAAATGAATTGTATAAGCTGCATGCATCTCAGTATCACCAGGCAAACGTACAAAAATTTGCTGCAGAACAAGGTATAAATTTCCATTTCATTCCGTGCTATTCTCCTACGTTTGGTGGTCTCTGGGAGGCAGCAGTTAAAAGTACAAAATACCATTTAAGGCGAGTTGTACAAAATAGTTTATTGACATATGAACAGCTTAACACAGTTCTTTGTGAGATTGAAGCTGTACTTAATTCAAGACCATTGTTATCACTCTCATCTGATCCAGatgacttttattatttaacacctGGTCACTTTATTATTGGTAGTGCGTTAACTATGTATCcagaaaacaatttaattaatgtacctaaaaataaacttaagtttTGGCAGCTATGTactaatttaaaacaacaattttgGAAGGTTtggcataaatattatttaaatattctccAAAATAGGCCAAAATGGCGCCAAGACCAGAATAATGTTAAAGTAGGAAGTTTAGTTATTCTAAAGGATGATAATTTATATCCTATGTACTGGCCCATGGCACGAATTGTAAGATTATGTCCTGGTCACGATGGAAAGGTCAGGGCCGTCGAGGTCATGAccccaaataaaaaaacacacattCGAGCCATTAACAAAATATGTGTATTGCCAATAGATTCCaattag
- the LOC128199696 gene encoding uncharacterized protein LOC128199696 isoform X1, translating into MEDELSRKNVARGYAKRTITRLYQYLEAEEANLLKNHVEELMVRRDRLEKTFNEYEDLCKDILHLNPKDEECVDVVEEKFYKMVTMLNKAIAQRGFAPASSTNSVAQPSVAAKTHLPPVDIQQFNDSFTTRAYQMDRSSDNKPSLEEFLQYLEKRALALENAEQGHTAGNSRVAALATQGSSCSYCKSKEHKLFKCKKFYLLTAQERILFIEKNKLCITCLGTHKGKCRFHFRCSDCKGCHNSLVCNSPALAPPVTMTGNIDNNVLLPTARVKVFSKNGREYRIKALLDSGSQVSLVTSKVIKILGLTPTPNNTNIIGISNTKNNTKYCIPLEVHSMHIPFKKIINCHVVENITCKLPQSNIDISKIHIPNNITLADEQFNVPSEIHILIGADVFFQTLLPSNQSVVVVPMNLSSPAASDPHGSQQVLPTASCHTTSQGSPGFELHIFPTLFGHIIGGGLPVDLSKPSCHKVALKCELDIQKTISQFWSYEKVPELFHEKTSEQELCEQIFQSSVKLENNHFQVALPLKLPLEDINGILGESFHLALKRFLNLEKKLHSNPNLFMQYQRFIHEYLSLNHGHYMDIELYDINKQATYYLPHHAVINENSSTTRLRCVFDASMKTDKKVSLNSLQLNGPVVQKDLFDILMLFRFGKYTFTTDIKHMFRNIKIDPKFTSLQNILWRDNPSESIKCIRLDTVTYGLKSSSYLATRCLKELAIRYENLYPLASNIINNHTYVDDILYTDHDFNSVITARNQLREILSLGGFHTHKWASNNKSILSDIPQTEQQHFCSLDLQKENFDMKALGLRINVIDDNFIISSPEPFNPKEITKRRILSYIGRFYDPMGFASPIIVTAKVIMQKLWLQNIDWNSTPPLNIQEEWLQFTADLLAMEPIKLSRNIDISENYTAELVGFADASSSTAYGCCVYLRVNKLGNSNAYLLCSKSRINPIQKKGMTVPRLELNAALLLSKLMAKTYDSLKLKVKIKDVYLFSDSKIVLAWIDTELMQLQAYIANRVSVIRQATGAWSWLYVNTKENPADLISRGLKPGELNRCQLWWNGPQFLRNSEYNFDCCKPELPSTLPEVRPCLVLSDDQSSNSIEYIFKQLYNYSNITKIIRLMAYMLRFLNNVNKHKNKINSKYLTSSELENALMVIVKHEQGVHFKSEINALCKGNNLKGTLVNLHPFIDNLGLLRVGGRLHHAAIPLSQKHPVILPKDSLITSLIIKSEHERLLHAGPKLLLSSLNQKFWIVNGLLHIKKITHKCIICFRNKATAAQQLMGSLPASRVTATSRPFQVIGLDFAGPVDVKLSRIRRSVVGKGYICVFVCFTTKAVHLELASDLTTETFLGCLKRQISRRGKPSQVHCDNFSSFKSASNQLNELYKLHASQYHQANVQKFAAEQGINFHFIPCYSPTFGGLWEAAVKSTKYHLRRVVQNSLLTYEQLNTVLCEIEAVLNSRPLLSLSSDPDDFYYLTPGHFIIGSALTMYPENNLINVPKNKLKFWQLCTNLKQQFWKVWHKYYLNILQNRPKWRQDQNNVKVGSLVILKDDNLYPMYWPMARIVRLCPGHDGKVRAVEVMTPNKKTHIRAINKICVLPIDSN; encoded by the exons ATGGAGGACGAATTATCAAGGAAGAATGTAGCACGCGGTTACGCAAAGCGCACAATCACGCGGCTTTATCAGTATTTAGAAGCAGAAGAGGCAAATCTACTAAAGAACCACGTGGAGGAACTCATGGTTCGGCGCGACCGACTGgaaaaaacttttaatgaatACGAAGACTTGTGCAAAGACATTTTACATTTGAATCCCAAAGATGAGGAGTGCGTGGACGTCGTcgaagaaaagttttacaaaatggTAACGATGTTAAACAAGGCGATTGCGCAACGTGGGTTTGCACCCGCGTCTTCAACCAATTCAGTTGCTCAACCGAGTGTAGCGGCAAAAACTCATTTACCTCCCGTGGACATCCAACAGTTTAACG ATAGCTTTACAACGAGAGCCTACCAAATGGATAGAAGCTCTGATAACAAGCCGAGCCTGGAAGAGTTTCTCCAGTACCTTGAGAAACGGGCCTTGGCTTTAGAAAATGCTGAGCAAGGTCACACTGCGGGTAACTCACGGGTAGCAGCTCTCGCCACGCAGGGATCATCATGCAGTTACTGTAAGTCCAAAGAAcataaactttttaaatgtaaaaaattctATTTATTGACAGCACAGGAAAGAATATTATTCATAGAAAAGAATAAACTTTGTATTACATGTTTAGGTACACATAAGGGCAAATGTAGGTTTCACTTCCGATGCTCAGACTGCAAGGGCTGTCACAACAGCTTAGTCTGCAATTCTCCCGCCCTGGCACCTCCTGTTACTATGACAGGCAACATTGATAATAATGTACTCCTGCCCACAGCAAGAGTAAAGGTGTTCAGCAAGAATGGCCGAGAGTACCGCATCAAGGCTTTACTAGATAGCGGTTCACAGGTATCGTTAGTGACCTCAAaggtcataaaaatattaggtttGACTCCCACACCCaataacacaaatattattggcatatctaacactaaaaataatacaaagtacTGCATCCCATTAGAGGTGCATTCTATGCACATTCCgttcaaaaaaatcatcaacTGTCATGTAGTAGAAAATATAACTTGTAAACTTCCCCAGAGTAACATTGATATTTCCAAAATTCACATaccaaataatataactttagcCGATGAACAGTTCAATGTACCAAGTGAAATACATATTCTCATTGGTGCGGATGTGTTTTTCCAGACCCTGTTGCCGAGCAATCAGAGCGTGGTGGTGGTGCCAATGAACCTCAGCTCACCAGCTGCAAGTGATCCTCACGGGTCACAACAGGTTCTCCCTACTGCTTCGTGTCACACTACATCACAAGGGTCTCCAGGGTTTGAATTACACATATTTCCAACACTATTTGGTCACATAATAGGAGGAGGTTTGCCAGTCGATTTATCCAAACCATCTTGTCACAAAGTAGCATTAAAATGTGAGCTAGatatacaaaaaacaatttctcAGTTTTGGTCTTATGAAAAGGTCCCAGAATTATTCCATGAAAAAACTTCTGAACAGGAGCTGTGTGAACAAATATTTCAAAGCTCTgtcaaattagaaaataatcaCTTTCAAGTTGCCTTACCATTGAAATTACCTTTAGAAGATATTAATGGCATATTAGGCGAATCCTTTCACCTTGCtttaaagagatttttaaatttagaaaagaaATTGCATTCAAATCCAAATCTATTCATGCAATATCAAAGATTTATCCATGAATACTTATCACTTAACCATGGTCATTATATGGACATTGAACTGTATGACATAAACAAACAAGCAACTTACTATTTACCCCATCATGcagtaataaatgaaaattcaagtaCAACCCGACTTCGGTGTGTATTTGATGCTTCAATGAAAACTGACAAGAAGGTCAGCTTAAACAGTTTACAACTCAATGGACCGGTAGTGCAAAAAGATCTTTTTGATATACTCATGCTATTCAGATTTGGCAAATATACATTCACAACGGACATCAAACATATGTTCcgcaatataaaaattgatcccAAATTCACTTCTCTACAAAACATTCTTTGGAGAGACAATCCAAGTGAATCAATTAAATGTATTAGATTAGACACAGTAACATACGGGTTAAAAAGCTCTAGTTACTTGGCAACACGTTGTTTAAAGGAGCTAGCAATTAGGTACGAAAATTTGTATCCTCTAGCTtccaacataattaataatcatacaTATGTTGACGATATTCTTTACACAGATCATGATTTCAACTCAGTTATAACTGCAAGGAATCAACTACGCGAAATACTCAGTCTAGGTGGATTTCATACACACAAGTGGGCCTCAAATAATAAAAGCATACTGTCAGATATACCACAGACCGAGCAACAACATTTTTGTAGTTTAGATttgcaaaaagaaaattttgacaTGAAAGCTTTAGGGCTGCGCATTAATGTTATAGatgataactttataatatcatcCCCTGAACCGTTTAACCctaaagaaataacaaaaagaagAATATTAAGTTACATAGGTAGGTTCTACGACCCTATGGGGTTTGCAAGTCCTATTATAGTAACAGCAAAGGTCATCATGCAAAAATTATGGCTACAAAATATTGATTGGAATTCCACTCCCCCTCTTAACATTCAAGAAGAGTGGCTACAGTTTACAGCTGATCTATTAGCAATGGAGCCAATTAAACTAAGTAGAAATATAGATATTTCAGAAAATTACACTGCAGAGCTGGTGGGATTTGCTGATGCTTCGAGTTCCACGGCCTACGGTTGCTGTGTATACCTGCGAGTCAACAAATTAGGTAACTCAAATGCTTACTTGCTCTGTTCGAAATCTAGAATAAATCCTATTCAAAAGAAGGGCATGACAGTGCCAAGGCTTGAATTGAATGCTGCACTCTTGTTATCTAAGTTAATGGCAAAAACATATGATTCACTTAagcttaaagttaaaataaaggaTGTATATCTATTCAGTGATTCAAAGATTGTTCTTGCATGGATTGACACTGAATTGATGCAGCTTCAAGCTTATATAGCGAACAGAGTGAGTGTCATTCGTCAGGCTACAGGTGCATGGTCATGGCTTTATGTCAACACCAAAGAAAATCCTGCCGACCTCATCAGCAGAGGGCTAAAGCCAGGCGAGCTGAACCGGTGCCAGTTATGGTGGAACGGGCCACAATTTCTACGTAACAGTGAGTACAATTTTGATTGTTGTAAACCAGAGCTCCCCAGCACTCTACCCGAGGTGAGGCCTTGCTTAGTGCTTTCTGATGACCAATCATCAAAttctattgaatatattttcaaacaattatataattattctaatattacaaaaatcatTAGGCTCATGGCTTATATGTTAAGATTtttgaataatgtaaataaacataaaaataaaataaatagtaaatatttaacaagctCAGAGCTTGAAAATGCCTTAATGGTTATAGTTAAACATGAACAAGGTGTCCATTTCAAATCTGAAATTAATGCACTTTGCAAAGGCAATAATTTAAAAGGAACTCTTGTGAACCTACATCCTTTCATTGATAACCTAGGTCTTTTACGTGTAGGTGGGAGGCTCCACCATGCTGCCATACCACTGTCACAAAAACATCCTGTTATCCTACCAAAGGACTCTTTAATTACTAGCTTGATTATTAAAAGCGAACATGAAAGATTACTGCATGCAGGACCTAAGCTTCTGCTTTCAAGTTTAAACCAAAAATTTTGGATTGTAAATGGCTTATtacatattaagaaaataacCCACAAATGTATTATATGTTTTAGAAATAAGGCGACAGCTGCTCAACAGCTAATGGGCTCACTGCCAGCCAGCCGTGTCACAGCCACGAGCCGACCGTTCCAGGTTATCGGCTTGGACTTTGCTGGGCCTGTAGACGTCAAGCTATCGCGAATTAGACGCTCTGTAGTCGGAAAAGGTTATATATGCGTTTTTGTATGCTTTACCACGAAGGCAGTTCACTTAGAACTGGCTTCGGACTTAACCACAGAAACATTTCTAGGCTGTCTCAAAAGGCAAATAAGCAGACGTGGAAAGCCCAGCCAGGTCCACTGTGACAATTTTAGCTCATTCAAATCGGCTAGCAACCAATTAAATGAATTGTATAAGCTGCATGCATCTCAGTATCACCAGGCAAACGTACAAAAATTTGCTGCAGAACAAGGTATAAATTTCCATTTCATTCCGTGCTATTCTCCTACGTTTGGTGGTCTCTGGGAGGCAGCAGTTAAAAGTACAAAATACCATTTAAGGCGAGTTGTACAAAATAGTTTATTGACATATGAACAGCTTAACACAGTTCTTTGTGAGATTGAAGCTGTACTTAATTCAAGACCATTGTTATCACTCTCATCTGATCCAGatgacttttattatttaacacctGGTCACTTTATTATTGGTAGTGCGTTAACTATGTATCcagaaaacaatttaattaatgtacctaaaaataaacttaagtttTGGCAGCTATGTactaatttaaaacaacaattttgGAAGGTTtggcataaatattatttaaatattctccAAAATAGGCCAAAATGGCGCCAAGACCAGAATAATGTTAAAGTAGGAAGTTTAGTTATTCTAAAGGATGATAATTTATATCCTATGTACTGGCCCATGGCACGAATTGTAAGATTATGTCCTGGTCACGATGGAAAGGTCAGGGCCGTCGAGGTCATGAccccaaataaaaaaacacacattCGAGCCATTAACAAAATATGTGTATTGCCAATAGATTCCaattag
- the LOC128199696 gene encoding uncharacterized protein LOC128199696 isoform X3, whose amino-acid sequence MEDELSRKNVARGYAKRTITRLYQYLEAEEANLLKNHVEELMVRRDRLEKTFNEYEDLCKDILHLNPKDEECVDVVEEKFYKMVTMLNKAIAQRGFAPASSTNSVAQPSVAAKTHLPPVDIQQFNDSFTTRAYQMDRSSDNKPSLEEFLQYLEKRALALENAEQGHTAGNSRVAALATQGSSCSYYPVAEQSERGGGANEPQLTSCK is encoded by the exons ATGGAGGACGAATTATCAAGGAAGAATGTAGCACGCGGTTACGCAAAGCGCACAATCACGCGGCTTTATCAGTATTTAGAAGCAGAAGAGGCAAATCTACTAAAGAACCACGTGGAGGAACTCATGGTTCGGCGCGACCGACTGgaaaaaacttttaatgaatACGAAGACTTGTGCAAAGACATTTTACATTTGAATCCCAAAGATGAGGAGTGCGTGGACGTCGTcgaagaaaagttttacaaaatggTAACGATGTTAAACAAGGCGATTGCGCAACGTGGGTTTGCACCCGCGTCTTCAACCAATTCAGTTGCTCAACCGAGTGTAGCGGCAAAAACTCATTTACCTCCCGTGGACATCCAACAGTTTAACG ATAGCTTTACAACGAGAGCCTACCAAATGGATAGAAGCTCTGATAACAAGCCGAGCCTGGAAGAGTTTCTCCAGTACCTTGAGAAACGGGCCTTGGCTTTAGAAAATGCTGAGCAAGGTCACACTGCGGGTAACTCACGGGTAGCAGCTCTCGCCACGCAGGGATCATCATGCAGTTACT ACCCTGTTGCCGAGCAATCAGAGCGTGGTGGTGGTGCCAATGAACCTCAGCTCACCAGCTGCAAGTGA